Proteins from a genomic interval of Streptococcus sp. D7B5:
- a CDS encoding GAF domain-containing protein, whose amino-acid sequence MLDSEKQSQYQLLNEELSYLLEGESNVLANLSNASALLKSRFPNTVFAGFYLFDGSELVLGPFQGGVSCIRIPLGKGVCGEAAAFQETVLVGDVSTYPNYISCDSMAKSEIVVPMLKNGRLLGVLDLDSSLIDDYNAIDRDYLEQFVAILLDKTEWDFTMFEEKA is encoded by the coding sequence ATGTTAGATTCAGAAAAACAATCACAATATCAATTGTTAAATGAGGAACTCTCTTATTTACTTGAAGGTGAGAGTAATGTTCTTGCCAATCTTTCGAATGCTAGTGCCCTCCTAAAATCTCGCTTTCCCAATACTGTATTTGCAGGATTTTATCTGTTTGATGGTAGCGAGTTGGTTTTAGGACCTTTTCAGGGTGGGGTTTCTTGCATTCGCATCCCGCTTGGAAAAGGCGTGTGTGGAGAAGCTGCTGCGTTTCAAGAGACTGTTTTGGTTGGCGATGTGAGCACCTATCCAAACTACATTTCTTGTGATAGTATGGCCAAGAGTGAAATCGTGGTTCCCATGCTCAAGAATGGTCGATTGCTGGGTGTCTTAGACTTGGATTCTTCACTTATTGATGATTACAATGCCATTGACCGTGATTACTTGGAACAATTTGTCGCTATTTTGCTTGATAAGACAGAATGGGACTTTACGATGTTTGAGGAGAAAGCCTAA
- the dnaX gene encoding DNA polymerase III subunit gamma/tau, with translation MYQALYRKYRSQTFSQLVGQEVVAKTLKQAVEQEKISHAYLFSGPRGTGKTSVAKIFAKAMNCPNQVDGEPCNNCYICQAVTEGSLEDVIEMDAASNNGVDEIREIRDKSTYAPSLARYKVYIIDEVHMLSTGAFNALLKTLEEPTQNVVFILATTELHKIPATILSRVQRFEFKSIRTQDITAHIHHILEKENISSEPEAVEIIARRAEGGMRDALSILDQALSLTQGNALTTAISEEITGTISLSALDDYVAALAQQDVPKALDSLNLLFENGKSMTRFVTDLLQYLRDLLVVQTGGENTHHSPVFMDNLALSQESLFEMIRIATVSLADMKASLQPKIYAEMMTIRLAEIKPESAVSGTVESEISALRQEVARLKQELANVETAPKQVAPVPSRPATSKTVYRVDRNKVQAILQEAVENPELARQNLIRLQNAWGEVIESLAGPDKALLVGSQPVAANEHHAILAFESNFNAGQTMKRDNLNTMFGNILSQAAGFSPEILAISLEEWKEVRAAFSAKNKSSQADQEVEEESLIPEGFEFLADKVMVEED, from the coding sequence ATGTATCAAGCACTTTATCGAAAATATAGAAGCCAGACTTTTTCACAACTGGTAGGTCAAGAGGTTGTGGCTAAAACCCTAAAACAAGCAGTTGAGCAGGAAAAGATTAGTCACGCTTATCTTTTCTCGGGCCCTCGTGGAACTGGGAAAACCAGTGTAGCCAAGATTTTTGCCAAGGCTATGAACTGTCCAAACCAGGTAGACGGAGAACCATGTAATAACTGTTATATCTGTCAGGCAGTGACAGAAGGTAGCCTAGAAGATGTTATCGAAATGGATGCGGCTTCGAATAACGGAGTCGATGAGATCCGTGAAATTCGTGATAAATCTACTTACGCTCCTAGTTTAGCACGGTATAAGGTCTATATCATAGACGAGGTTCATATGTTGTCTACAGGAGCTTTTAATGCGCTTTTGAAGACCCTTGAAGAACCAACTCAGAATGTTGTCTTTATCTTGGCGACCACCGAATTGCACAAAATTCCAGCAACTATTTTATCGCGTGTCCAACGTTTTGAGTTTAAATCGATTCGAACTCAAGATATCACGGCACATATTCATCATATTTTAGAAAAAGAAAATATTAGTTCTGAACCAGAGGCTGTGGAAATCATTGCTAGACGGGCTGAAGGTGGGATGCGGGATGCCTTGTCTATTCTGGACCAAGCCTTGAGTTTGACGCAAGGGAATGCTTTAACGACAGCTATTTCTGAGGAGATTACAGGCACTATTAGTCTATCAGCTCTAGATGACTATGTGGCCGCTTTGGCCCAACAGGATGTCCCCAAAGCACTCGATTCTTTGAATCTTTTGTTTGAAAATGGCAAGAGCATGACTCGTTTTGTGACGGATCTCTTGCAGTATTTGCGGGATCTACTGGTTGTTCAGACAGGTGGTGAAAATACTCATCATAGTCCAGTTTTTATGGACAATCTAGCTCTTTCTCAGGAAAGTCTCTTTGAAATGATTCGAATAGCGACTGTGAGCTTGGCAGATATGAAAGCTAGTCTACAACCTAAGATTTATGCTGAGATGATGACCATTCGTTTAGCGGAGATTAAGCCTGAATCTGCGGTTTCGGGAACTGTTGAAAGTGAAATTTCTGCACTGAGACAGGAAGTCGCCCGTCTTAAACAAGAACTTGCCAATGTTGAAACAGCTCCTAAACAAGTGGCGCCAGTCCCTAGCCGTCCAGCCACTTCCAAGACAGTCTATCGAGTAGACCGTAATAAGGTTCAGGCTATCCTACAAGAAGCTGTTGAAAATCCTGAATTGGCACGGCAAAACTTGATTAGACTCCAGAATGCATGGGGAGAAGTGATTGAAAGCTTAGCTGGTCCTGATAAGGCTCTTCTTGTTGGTTCTCAACCAGTTGCAGCCAACGAACACCATGCAATTTTAGCTTTTGAGTCTAATTTCAATGCAGGGCAAACCATGAAACGGGATAACCTCAATACCATGTTTGGCAATATTCTCAGCCAGGCGGCTGGATTTTCACCTGAAATCCTGGCAATTTCCCTAGAGGAATGGAAAGAGGTTCGTGCAGCATTTTCAGCTAAAAACAAGTCTTCTCAGGCAGATCAAGAGGTAGAAGAAGAAAGCCTAATTCCAGAGGGATTTGAATTTCTGGCTGATAAAGTCATGGTCGAAGAAGACTAA
- a CDS encoding DUF3272 family protein, with protein MTRQQFIVIALFTAAETYFFNEAWMTGRYFMAAFWAILLFRNFRLSYVMGKIVDAIDQHLNRKD; from the coding sequence ATGACTAGACAACAATTTATCGTGATAGCACTATTTACTGCTGCTGAGACTTATTTTTTCAATGAAGCTTGGATGACGGGTCGCTATTTCATGGCAGCCTTTTGGGCCATTCTACTTTTTCGAAATTTTAGGTTAAGTTATGTAATGGGGAAAATAGTAGATGCTATTGATCAGCACCTAAACCGCAAGGATTAG
- the rpsA gene encoding 30S ribosomal protein S1, which translates to MNEFEDLLNSVSQVEPGDVVSAEVLTVDATQANVAISGTGVEGVLTLRELTNDRDADINDFVKVGEVLDVLVLRQVVGKDTDTVTYLVSKKRLEARKAWDKLVGREEEVVTVKGTRAVKGGLSVEFEGVRGFIPASMLDTRFVRNTERFVGQEFDAKIKEVDPKENRFILSRREVVEAATAAARAEVFGKLAVGDVVTGKVARITSFGAFIDLGGVDGLVHLTELSHERNVSPKSVVTVGEEIEVKILDLNEEEGRVSLSLKATTPGPWDGVEQKLAKGDVVEGTVKRLTDFGAFVEVLPGIDGLVHVSQISHKRIENPKEALTVGQEVTVKVLDVNADAERVSLSIKALEERPAQEEGQKEEKRAARPRRPKRQEKRDFELPETQTGFSMADLFGDIEL; encoded by the coding sequence ATGAACGAATTTGAAGATTTGCTAAATAGCGTTAGCCAAGTTGAGCCTGGTGATGTTGTTAGTGCTGAAGTATTGACAGTTGATGCGACTCAAGCTAACGTTGCAATCTCTGGGACTGGTGTTGAAGGTGTCTTGACTCTTCGCGAATTGACAAACGATCGCGATGCAGATATCAATGACTTTGTGAAAGTAGGAGAAGTATTGGATGTTCTTGTACTTCGTCAAGTAGTTGGTAAAGATACTGATACAGTTACATACCTTGTATCTAAAAAACGCCTTGAAGCTCGCAAAGCATGGGACAAACTTGTAGGACGCGAAGAAGAAGTTGTTACTGTTAAAGGAACTCGTGCCGTTAAAGGTGGACTTTCAGTAGAATTTGAAGGTGTTCGTGGATTTATCCCAGCTTCAATGTTGGATACTCGTTTCGTACGTAACACTGAGCGTTTCGTAGGTCAAGAATTTGATGCTAAAATCAAGGAAGTTGATCCTAAAGAAAACCGCTTCATCCTTTCACGTCGTGAAGTTGTTGAAGCAGCTACTGCAGCGGCTCGTGCTGAAGTATTCGGTAAATTGGCTGTTGGTGATGTCGTAACTGGTAAAGTTGCTCGTATCACTAGCTTTGGTGCTTTCATCGACCTTGGTGGTGTTGATGGATTGGTTCACTTGACTGAATTGTCACACGAACGTAACGTATCACCTAAATCAGTTGTAACTGTTGGTGAAGAAATTGAAGTGAAGATCCTTGATCTTAACGAAGAAGAAGGACGCGTATCACTTTCACTTAAAGCAACAACACCTGGACCATGGGATGGCGTTGAGCAAAAATTGGCTAAAGGTGATGTAGTAGAAGGAACAGTTAAACGTTTGACTGACTTCGGTGCATTTGTTGAAGTATTGCCAGGTATCGATGGACTTGTTCACGTATCACAAATTTCACACAAACGTATCGAAAATCCAAAAGAAGCTCTTACTGTTGGTCAAGAAGTTACTGTTAAAGTCCTTGATGTTAACGCTGACGCAGAACGTGTATCACTTTCTATCAAAGCTCTTGAAGAGCGTCCAGCTCAAGAAGAAGGACAAAAAGAAGAAAAACGTGCTGCTCGTCCACGTCGTCCAAAACGTCAAGAAAAACGTGATTTCGAACTTCCAGAAACACAAACAGGATTCTCAATGGCTGACTTGTTCGGTGATATCGAACTTTAA
- a CDS encoding branched-chain amino acid aminotransferase: MTVAIDWENLGFAYMKLPYRYIAHYKNGQWDQGELTEDATLHISESSPSLHYGQQAFEGLKAYRTKDDGVQLFRPDENAKRLQRTCDRLLMPQVPTEMFVEACKAVVRANEEYVPPYGTGGTLYLRPLLIGVGDIIGVKPAEEYIFTIFAMPVGNYFKGGLVPTNFLIQDEYDRAAPNGTGAAKVGGNYAASLLPGKMAKSRQFSDVIYLDPSTHTKIEEVGSANFFGITENNEFVTPLSPSILPSITKYSLLYLAEHRLGLTPIEGDVPIDNLERFVEAGACGTAAVISPIGGIQHGDDFHVFYSETEVGPVTRKLYDELTGIQFGDVDAPEGWIVKVD, translated from the coding sequence ATGACAGTTGCAATTGATTGGGAAAACCTTGGATTTGCTTATATGAAATTACCTTACCGTTATATCGCTCACTACAAAAATGGTCAATGGGATCAAGGAGAATTGACAGAGGATGCAACCTTGCATATTTCAGAGTCTTCTCCAAGTCTCCACTATGGACAGCAAGCATTTGAGGGATTGAAAGCCTATCGTACCAAGGATGACGGTGTTCAACTGTTCCGTCCTGATGAAAATGCTAAGCGTTTGCAACGCACCTGCGACCGTCTTTTGATGCCACAAGTTCCGACAGAAATGTTTGTAGAAGCTTGTAAAGCAGTTGTGCGTGCAAATGAAGAATACGTCCCACCATATGGAACAGGTGGAACCCTTTATCTTCGTCCACTGTTGATTGGTGTTGGGGATATTATTGGGGTTAAACCAGCAGAAGAGTATATTTTCACCATCTTTGCTATGCCAGTTGGAAATTACTTTAAAGGTGGTTTAGTTCCAACAAACTTCTTGATTCAGGATGAATACGACCGTGCAGCTCCAAATGGTACTGGAGCAGCTAAGGTAGGTGGGAACTATGCTGCTAGCCTCCTCCCAGGTAAAATGGCCAAGTCGCGCCAATTTTCAGATGTTATCTACCTAGATCCATCTACACATACAAAGATTGAAGAAGTCGGATCAGCCAACTTCTTTGGAATTACAGAGAACAACGAATTTGTAACGCCATTAAGCCCATCTATCTTACCATCTATTACCAAGTACTCATTGCTTTACTTGGCTGAACACCGCTTGGGCTTGACTCCGATTGAAGGCGATGTTCCAATTGATAATTTGGAGCGTTTTGTAGAGGCAGGTGCTTGTGGAACAGCAGCGGTTATTTCGCCAATTGGAGGCATCCAACATGGCGATGATTTCCATGTTTTCTATAGTGAAACAGAAGTAGGTCCTGTGACACGTAAACTCTATGATGAATTGACTGGTATCCAATTTGGTGATGTAGATGCACCTGAAGGATGGATTGTCAAAGTGGACTAA
- a CDS encoding DUF2969 domain-containing protein encodes MSKKDKKIEIQLTDAKVTVGKDSYEGYVLTIGKKVIGEIAELDNQFAIIKNGNVDSFYKKLEKAVEILIENYNLTK; translated from the coding sequence ATGAGTAAAAAAGATAAGAAAATTGAAATCCAATTAACGGATGCAAAAGTGACTGTTGGAAAAGACAGCTATGAAGGATACGTTTTGACGATCGGGAAAAAGGTTATTGGGGAAATTGCCGAATTAGATAACCAATTTGCCATCATAAAGAATGGAAATGTCGATAGTTTTTATAAAAAACTTGAAAAAGCTGTGGAAATTTTGATTGAAAACTATAATTTGACAAAATAA
- the sufC gene encoding Fe-S cluster assembly ATPase SufC, producing MSVLEIKDLHVEIEGKEILKGVNLTLKTGEIAAIMGPNGTGKSTLSAAIMGNPNYEVTKGEVLFDGVNILELEVDERARMGLFLAMQYPSEIPGITNAEFLRAAMNAGKEDDEKISVREFITKLDEKMELLNMKEEMAERYLNEGFSGGEKKRNEILQLLMLEPTFALLDEIDSGLDIDALKVVSKGVNAMRGEGFGAMIITHYQRLLNYITPDVVHVMMEGRVVLSGGPELAARLEREGYAKLAEELGYDYKEEL from the coding sequence ATGTCAGTATTAGAGATCAAAGATCTTCACGTTGAGATTGAAGGAAAAGAAATTTTGAAAGGGGTCAATCTGACTCTGAAAACAGGAGAAATCGCAGCTATCATGGGACCAAATGGTACTGGTAAATCGACTCTTTCTGCAGCTATCATGGGAAACCCTAACTATGAGGTTACTAAAGGGGAGGTCTTGTTTGATGGTGTAAATATCCTTGAGTTGGAAGTAGACGAGCGTGCGCGTATGGGACTTTTCCTGGCTATGCAATACCCATCTGAAATCCCTGGAATTACCAACGCAGAGTTTCTTCGTGCAGCCATGAATGCTGGTAAAGAAGATGATGAAAAGATTTCAGTTCGTGAGTTCATCACTAAACTAGACGAGAAAATGGAATTGCTCAACATGAAAGAAGAAATGGCAGAGCGTTACCTCAACGAAGGTTTCTCAGGTGGTGAGAAAAAACGTAATGAAATTCTTCAACTCTTGATGTTGGAACCAACTTTTGCTCTCTTGGATGAGATTGACTCAGGTCTTGATATTGACGCCCTTAAAGTTGTGTCTAAAGGTGTCAATGCAATGCGTGGTGAAGGCTTTGGTGCTATGATTATCACTCACTACCAACGTCTCTTGAACTACATCACACCAGACGTGGTCCACGTGATGATGGAAGGTCGTGTTGTCCTTTCTGGTGGTCCAGAATTGGCTGCACGCTTGGAACGTGAAGGATACGCGAAACTAGCTGAAGAACTTGGCTATGACTACAAGGAAGAATTGTAA
- a CDS encoding aminoglycoside 6-adenylyltransferase, protein MKNNSIKDMCRQHRSEAQMLRLILQTAKSLKVEAVAMSGSRTDTKAPKDEFQDYDVVYVVDDLDNLTSNLAWLDQFGTRIIEQHNVLGNRRLYLMLFEDGNRIDLTLCPTEYIQEWVDSEADYTVLKDEKGLFVPYSPNPQRYWTNPASAIDFQKACNEFWWVSAYVVKGICRKQVIYATDHLYGICQQELLKVVAWQVAADKGTIDIGKNYKYLFNYLPAEKEKQFSNLLDFSSLEKLTQSLFATMELFHQEAHFLAQKEGFDYDMEVAEKMIEYAEERLSNH, encoded by the coding sequence ATGAAAAATAATTCTATAAAAGATATGTGCAGACAACATAGAAGTGAAGCGCAAATGCTGAGATTAATTTTACAAACCGCAAAAAGTCTAAAAGTCGAGGCTGTCGCCATGTCCGGTTCACGAACTGATACAAAAGCACCAAAAGATGAGTTTCAAGATTATGATGTTGTTTATGTCGTGGACGACTTAGATAATCTAACGAGTAATCTTGCTTGGTTGGACCAGTTTGGAACACGTATCATTGAGCAGCATAATGTTCTAGGTAACCGTCGACTTTATCTCATGCTCTTTGAAGATGGAAATCGGATTGATTTGACCCTCTGTCCTACGGAATATATTCAAGAGTGGGTGGATAGTGAAGCTGATTATACAGTTTTGAAAGATGAGAAAGGCTTGTTTGTGCCCTATTCTCCAAATCCTCAACGTTACTGGACAAACCCAGCTAGTGCGATTGATTTTCAAAAAGCCTGCAATGAATTTTGGTGGGTGTCAGCTTACGTGGTCAAAGGAATCTGTCGCAAGCAAGTCATCTATGCTACTGACCATCTCTATGGGATTTGTCAGCAAGAACTCTTGAAGGTCGTGGCTTGGCAAGTTGCAGCTGATAAGGGGACGATTGATATTGGTAAGAACTATAAATATCTCTTTAACTATCTACCTGCTGAGAAAGAGAAACAATTCTCGAACCTACTTGATTTCTCAAGTTTAGAAAAACTCACTCAGTCTTTATTTGCTACCATGGAACTTTTCCATCAAGAGGCTCATTTCCTTGCTCAAAAAGAGGGATTTGACTATGATATGGAAGTAGCTGAGAAGATGATTGAGTATGCTGAGGAGAGACTTTCAAATCACTAA
- the parC gene encoding DNA topoisomerase IV subunit A produces the protein MSNIQNMSLEDIMGERFGRYSKYIIQDRALPDIRDGLKPVQRRILYSMNKDGNTFDKSYRKSAKSVGNIMGNFHPHGDYSIYDAMVRMSQDWKNREILVEMHGNNGSMDGDPPAAMRYTEARLSEIAGYLLQDIEKKTVPFAWNFDDTEKEPTVLPAAFPNLLVNGSTGISAGYATDIPPHNLAEVIDATVYMIDHPTAKVDKLMEFLPGPDFPTGAIIQGRDEIKKAYETGKGRVVVRSKTEIEKLKGGKEQIVITEIPYEINKANLVKKIDDVRVNNKVAGIAEVRDESDRDGLRIAIELKKDANTELVLNYLFKYTDLQINYNFNMVAIDNFTPRQVGIVPILSSYIAHRREVILARSRFDKEKAEKRLHIVEGLIRVISILDEVIALIRASENKADAKENLKVSYEFTEEQAEAIVTLQLYRLTNTDVVVLQEEEAELREKIAMLAAIIGDERTMYNLMKKELREVKKKFATPRLSTLEDTAKAIEIDTASLIAEEDTYVSVTKAGYIKRTSPRSFAASTLEEIGKRDDDRLIFVQAAKTTQHLLMFTTLGNVIYRPIHELADIRWKDIGEHLSQTITNFETNEEILYVEVVDQFEDATTYFAATRLGQIKRVERKEFSPWRTYKSKSVKYAKLKDETDQIVAVAPIKLDDVLLISQNGYALRFNIEEVPVVGAKAAGVKAMNLKVDDALQAAFICNTSSFYLLTQRGSLKRVSIEEIPATSRAKRGLQVLRELKNKPHRVFLTGAVAEQGFVGDLFSTEVEENVQTLLVQSNKGTIYESRLQDLNLSERTSNGSFISDTISDEEVFDAYLKEVFKEDKASS, from the coding sequence ATGTCTAACATTCAAAACATGTCCCTTGAGGATATCATGGGAGAGCGCTTTGGTCGCTACTCCAAATACATCATTCAAGACCGGGCTTTGCCAGATATTCGCGATGGCTTGAAACCGGTTCAGCGTCGTATTCTTTATTCGATGAATAAGGATGGCAATACTTTTGACAAGAGCTACCGTAAGTCTGCCAAGTCTGTCGGTAACATCATGGGGAATTTTCACCCACACGGGGATTATTCTATCTATGATGCCATGGTTCGTATGTCACAGGACTGGAAAAATCGTGAGATTCTAGTCGAAATGCACGGTAATAACGGTTCTATGGACGGAGATCCACCGGCGGCTATGCGTTATACCGAGGCGCGTTTGTCTGAGATTGCTGGTTATCTTCTTCAAGATATCGAAAAGAAGACAGTTCCCTTTGCTTGGAACTTTGACGATACCGAGAAAGAACCAACTGTCTTACCAGCAGCATTTCCAAACCTCTTGGTTAATGGTTCGACTGGTATTTCGGCTGGATATGCCACAGATATTCCACCACATAATTTGGCAGAGGTTATTGATGCGACGGTTTACATGATTGACCACCCAACAGCCAAGGTGGACAAACTCATGGAATTCTTGCCTGGGCCAGACTTCCCTACAGGAGCTATCATCCAAGGGCGTGACGAAATAAAGAAGGCTTATGAAACTGGGAAAGGGCGCGTGGTTGTTCGTTCTAAGACGGAGATTGAAAAGCTAAAAGGCGGTAAGGAGCAAATCGTTATCACTGAGATTCCTTATGAAATCAATAAAGCCAATCTGGTCAAGAAAATCGATGATGTTCGTGTCAATAACAAAGTAGCGGGGATTGCTGAGGTTCGTGATGAGTCTGACCGTGACGGTCTTCGCATTGCTATCGAACTCAAGAAAGACGCTAATACCGAGCTTGTTCTCAACTATCTTTTCAAATACACCGACTTACAAATCAATTACAACTTTAACATGGTAGCGATTGATAATTTCACTCCTCGTCAGGTCGGAATTGTCCCAATTTTGTCTAGCTATATCGCCCACCGTCGTGAAGTGATTCTGGCGCGTTCCCGCTTTGACAAGGAAAAGGCTGAGAAGCGTCTCCATATCGTCGAAGGTTTGATTCGCGTGATTTCGATTTTGGATGAAGTCATTGCCCTTATCCGAGCTTCTGAGAACAAGGCTGACGCTAAGGAAAACCTCAAGGTCAGCTATGAGTTTACTGAAGAGCAGGCTGAAGCTATCGTGACCTTACAACTTTACCGTTTGACCAATACAGACGTGGTTGTCTTGCAGGAAGAAGAAGCAGAATTGCGTGAAAAGATTGCTATGCTTGCGGCTATCATCGGTGATGAACGTACCATGTACAATCTTATGAAGAAAGAACTTCGTGAGGTCAAGAAGAAATTTGCGACACCACGTTTGAGTACTTTAGAAGACACTGCGAAAGCAATCGAGATTGATACAGCTAGTTTGATTGCCGAGGAAGATACCTATGTCAGCGTGACTAAGGCAGGCTATATCAAGCGTACCAGTCCACGTTCCTTTGCAGCATCCACTCTGGAAGAAATTGGCAAACGTGATGATGATCGTCTGATCTTTGTGCAAGCTGCCAAGACAACCCAGCACCTCTTGATGTTCACAACTCTTGGAAATGTCATCTACAGACCAATCCATGAGTTAGCAGATATTCGCTGGAAGGACATCGGAGAGCACCTGAGCCAGACCATTACAAACTTTGAAACTAACGAAGAAATCCTTTATGTAGAAGTAGTGGATCAGTTTGAGGATGCGACAACCTACTTTGCTGCAACTCGTCTTGGTCAAATCAAACGTGTAGAACGCAAAGAATTCTCTCCATGGCGGACCTACAAGTCGAAGTCTGTCAAGTATGCTAAGCTCAAAGACGAGACAGACCAAATTGTAGCAGTGGCTCCGATTAAACTAGATGATGTTCTTTTGATTAGTCAAAACGGTTATGCCCTTCGTTTCAATATCGAAGAGGTTCCGGTTGTTGGTGCCAAGGCGGCAGGTGTCAAGGCTATGAACCTGAAAGTAGATGATGCACTTCAGGCTGCCTTTATCTGTAACACTTCATCCTTCTACCTCTTGACCCAACGTGGTAGCTTGAAACGTGTTTCCATTGAGGAAATTCCAGCGACCAGCCGTGCTAAACGAGGCCTACAAGTCTTGCGTGAGTTGAAAAACAAACCGCACCGAGTCTTCTTGACTGGAGCAGTTGCAGAGCAAGGTTTCGTTGGTGATCTCTTTAGTACAGAAGTAGAAGAAAACGTCCAAACGCTGCTTGTCCAATCTAACAAGGGAACAATCTATGAAAGCCGATTGCAAGACCTCAACTTGTCAGAACGTACTAGCAATGGAAGCTTTATTTCAGACACGATTTCAGATGAAGAAGTTTTCGATGCTTACCTCAAAGAAGTCTTTAAAGAGGATAAAGCGAGTTCGTAA